The genomic DNA CGGCAACCTCAACACGGCACCCTTTATAAGCAACTGCGTTTACTGCGTAGACAAAATCCTCATCGCCAGACACAAGGACGGCAGTGTCATACCGTCCCGCAAGGCTGAGCATATCAACTGCGATCTCGACATCGAGATTTGCCTTCCGCGTGCCGTCGTAGAACGTCTTTAGTTCCTTTTGTATTACCCGAAAACCATTTCGCCGCATCCACAGCAAAAAACCCTGCTGTCGTTCCGCTCCAACATCGACGCCGGTGTAAAAGAATGCACGCAGCAATCTCCCATCGCCTAACAGGACTCTCAAAAGCTTGTTATAGTCGATGTCGATATTGTGAAAACGAGCGGCGTGGAACAAGTTATTTCCGTCAATAAAGACGGCAACTCGGCCACGATGGCCAAACTGCCAGGAAGTTCTGGTAGTCGAATCGAACTGCATTTTCTTGTACCTCAAATTACGAGAATCTTGGCACAGTCAGGGCAGGCGAGTTGTGTGGATCGAGCGGCGGAATCAAAAAAACTAACAACTCAAGCGTCAAATAGTCGGATCAAATATATCGATAACTTAAAAAATTTCGGTCTAATTCAAAAAATGGTCTTAATCAATTCCGCTAATGTCGCTCACGATCTTTGCATCGAACAACCCAAGTTGAGCCAACTAACAGTTTGCATCGGCACGGCAAATGGGTCAAGCAAAATCTGAGGTTAAGTGATAAAATCAGGTGTTTACCGAGATTCGTATGAACAATTTGCCCGATCGGACCGATGAAGATCCGAAAGCATTCGATCCTGCGATCCAGTCTGAAAAAATCGCATTTGCTCCCGGCGAATTAGTTAGCTGTGACGCCTGTTCGCGGCAGAATCCGCCAAATCGGACTCACTGTCTCTATTGCGGCAAGGAACTGGAATTCAGGGCTGAGGATCTCGATGATCGAAAGCCTGTGGCCAGGGCTCTGGAAAGTTGGGAGGCAGGTTTTAACGTTGTATTTCGATCGGCGCTCAGCAACTGCGACGTATCGGCGGCAAATGTACTGCTCAGCGAAAATTCTGAACTTGCGGCGATCGTGAGATCAGGCATCCCGATGCCGATCGCCCGCGTTGAGAGCCTGAAACTGGCTGAGATCTTGGCGGACAAGTTGAAAGGAGTTGGCATCGATTGTATCGTCGTCGGCGACGCTGATCTTGATGTCGAGCGGCCGCCGGTTCGTTTGTCAAAGGTCGCGATCGCGGGCGGCCATTTCGAGTTCACGGATTTCAACACGCACTCGACAGCCCGGATCGCCTTTTCGGATCTGACATTGATAGTGACCGGCCAATTGAACCGAACAAGGACGGATCTGATCGAAAAGCGAAAGCGAAAAGGTCCCGAGTTATTGGATGAGACCGCGTCGTTTGCGGACGAAACATTGCTTGACCTTTACACGACAAATGACATTCGCGGATATAGGATCTTTCCGTCGGGATTCGATTTTTCGTGTCTTGGTGACAAGATGAGTTTGTTGGCGAGAGAAAACATGGATAGGCTCATCACTTACTTGTCAGATTCTGCTCCTTCAGTAATCGTCGTCACCAACTACGCCGCTGCCAGGCGATATCTTGCTCCGTTTTGGGAGATCGAGACACGCAGCGATGCCCAGGGAATCAAGCGCATCGGCTTTGGAAAGCTAGGTTTCGGCAAGACGGAATCGACGTCAAATCTGCAGCAATTTACAAAATACTCGCGTTTGCAGCGGCATCTGTTATGAAGAAAGATACTAGATCGAGAGTTTCGGGCCGAGAGCGTGACGTACGCGATCGCCGCCCAAAGACGCTGCCGCCAGCGACGACAAATTCTTCGCTTATCTACGGCGTTCTGCCTGTGCTTGAGGCATTGCGTGCCGATTCGCGGCGTGTCGACAAGGTGCTGATCGCCGACGGTTCGCATGAGAAACGGTTGCAGGAGATCATTGACCTTTGCCGTTCGCGGTCGATCGCATGGAGTCGTGTGCCGAGGGAGAATTTCGCCAAACATCTCGAGTCCGGCGTTAATCATCAGGGCGTTTTGGCGTTTACGGCCGCGGCCGGTTATGTTGCCGTTGAAGACATTCTCGATGCGTCTGAAGTGCCGTTAATGCTGCTGCTGGACGGCGTCGAAGACCCGCGCAATCTAGGTGCGATCCTTCGCGTTGCCGAGTGTGCAGACATCGATGGAGTGATCATTCCGGAGCGCCGTGCCGTCGGCCTGACCGACACGGTCGCCAAATCGTCGGCCGGTGCGATCGAGTATGTTAAGGTCGCAAAAACCGCGAATCTGAACCGACTGATCGAAGACCTAAAGGCTCGTAATATTTGGGTCGTAGGCACGAGCGTCGATGCCGAGATGGACATTTACGAGTGGGATTGGCGGCAGCCGTCGGCACTTGTTCTGGGCGGCGAAGGCTCTGGGCTGCACCGCTTGGTGGCCGAAAACTGCGACGTCTTGGTAAAAATACCGATGTATGGAAAAATAGATTCCTTGAACGTATCGGTCGCCGCCGGCGTAGTACTTTTCGAAGCACGTCGGCAAAGAGAATTAGACAATAAACAGTAGGCCGGCCAGTTACTATTCACTATTTTATGTTTTGCCCAAAATGCGGACAGCAAAATCCTGAGACCGGCAAATTTTGCCGCAGCTGCGGTACCGATCTCGGCAACGTTTCCAGTGCTCTTGCGGCACCGCACAAGGCAAAACAGCTCGTCAATCACAAGGGCAAACCGATCCACTGGGAAGGCGCCATCACCAAGATCTGCACAGGCATTGCGTTCTTGATCATCTCGATCGCCCTGTCGTTCTCGCGAATGGGCGATAGCTGGTGGTTTTGGATGCTGATACCGGCCTTTGGTTCGATCGGCGGCGGTATCGCCCAGTATATGCAGCTTCGCCGAGCGGAACAGGGCCAGCCAGTTTTCGCTTCGCCAGAATCGATCAACGTTATCGATACTCAGCCCAACAATGCCTTGCCGCCGCCGCAGACCGAATGGGTCTCACCCGAATCCCGGTATAAGACCGGCGACCTCGCACCGCCGAGCGTCACGGACAACACGACCCGACACCTCGAGATCGACAGCGAAGGCAAGACCATGACACTGCCCAAAAAGTAGGCTCCGGAACCGGGAGCGGCAGCGGCCGGATCCTCTCGATGACTGGGTGGATCGCTTCCCCTAAAAAACGCATTTTAAATTACCGATCATGTATTTTTTAGTGTTTGGTCCAGATTGTGATACGTACCACAAATAAATCAACAAAAACTGCAAAACGACCGTCAAAACAGCGTTCTGCAACAGTCTAAAAGGGTACTTGCGACAATTTTTTGGGGCTTTGCGACAATAAAAAGCGGGATCTGCGACAATAAAATACGACCTTGCGACAATTGTTAAACCGGCCCCAAAATGTGCAGCAGGTAGTCATCCTTGTCCATTTCCATCAAAGACCCAACGCCGCCCAGCCTTCCCATTCGAAATTACGATTCCCAACGCCCCATTTCAAACCCGTAAGCCCCAAACCAAACATTCGCATCCATCCGATACCCAGCCTTTCCGTCACAAATAAGCGCGGCAGGTAGCAAGTGGACCAATATAAGGTCGTTTAGGGCTTGGGGCACAAAAAGGATCGATCTTCGCCAAAGTCGACGAGTACCGAATGTGAGCCGCAAAGATCGCAGGTCTGACACGACCCCTCTTTTATTTGGATGGAAGGGTTTTTGCCATTGTATTTTGGCGGGTCTCGTGATGGTCTTTCAGACGGTCACAGACGAGATCGCAGAGCTCGAATATTGTCGGGTCGGAGACACGATAGTTTGCTGTTAGGCCTTGTTTGCGGCGCGAAACGATACCGGATCGAAAGAGGATCGAGAGATGTTTTGAGACGTTGGCCTGATTGGCACCGGTGGCTGCGACGATCTCAGTGACCGACATTTCGTTTTCGCCGAGCGTGTTCAGAATACGGAGCCGCATCGGCTCGGACAGCATACGAAACCGTTCGGCGATCAGCTCCAGTGCGTCGTCGGTTAGATCAACATTTTTCATCAATAGCTCTATTGTCCTGCCAAAGCCGCTTCGGGTATTTGAGCTCTTTAATACCATATTATTGTCCAGATACGCAGCCTCTGCCTAATCCGCCAAGTTAGCCTCACTGAACTATTTCCAGTTTCTATTCGGTTGCCCTTGACAGCCCCCTCCAAAGAGGACTAAATTAAGTATACTATATCACTATATAGTTATCTATTGAATTATTGAATTGGAGAAAGATATTATGACCATCCCTAAAATGATCGACCTTATCGCAGGAGTGTTTGTATTTATTAGCGTCGTGCTCGGGTTTTGGGTAAGTCCGTACTTCTTTTATTTTACGGGCTTTGTCGGGCTTAATCTGGCACAGTCCGCGATCACCGGTTGGTGCCCGATGATGTCTATCCTGAAAATGGCCGGAGTTAAAGAAGCCTGATCGAAACGGTCAGCCGCGAGCAACAATGCCCAATCAGCTAACAAATATCAGTTCGTTCAGGTCATTGCGATATCTTTCGGTGTTGTTGGTCATACTTGCAGCATCGTCGGCCGGCATCCGGGCCCAAACCATCAATGCTCCGCGGCTCGAACTCGATGACGCGGTCGACAAAGCGTTGGCAAACAACCCGCAGACCAAGGTTTCCGAATCACGGCTAAAGATCGCCGACCTCAAGATCAACGAGGCAAAGGCCGGGCGAAAGCCGCTCGTGCAGTTTACTCAGTCGATCATCAACAGCAACAATCCGGTCTTTGTGTTCGGATCATTACTAGAGCAAGGAAGGTTCGGAACGTCAAATTTTGCGATCGACGCTCTCAATGATCCGAGTGCCCTCACCAATTTCAGGTCGCTCATCAGCGCCCAGATGCCGCTTTTTGACCAGCGGCAGACCAAAGCTCGCACCGATATGGCATCGACGGCGAGGAACCAGGCAGAACTGCAGTCGGAGGCCGTAAGACAGCAATTGCGGTTTGACGTGCTGCGCGACTTTTACGGAGCTGTACTCGGTAAAGAAATGCTCAAGGTCAGCGACGAAGCGGTTCGATCCGCAGATGCCAACCGTAAGAAGGCAAAGGACATGGTCGATGTCGGCATGACGACGGACGCCGACTTTTTCGCGGCAGAGGTCGAGCTTGCGAATGCAGGCCAGCAAAAACTCGAGGCCGAGAGCCGGCTGGCGGTGACCAAGGCGGGACTCAATCTGCTGCTCGGCGACAGACCCGAAACTGAACGCGAGATAATTGGCGATCTGCAGGAAAAGTACTTTCCCGTCGGAGATCAGGCCGAACTTATCCGTACCGCTTTTATAAATCGTCCCGACTATCTCAGTTCGGAATTAGCAATAAAGAATTCGAAGCGTCAGATAAGAGCTGTCAAGGACCTCGATCTGCCGCGTGTCGACGCCTTTGGCAATTTTGGCTACAGCTCGCCTTATATCGCAAACGGCAGCACAGATTATACGGTCGGAGTGACCCTGAGCTACACACTATTCGATGCAGGGCGAAAAACGCGAAAAGCTTTGGCGGCCGAGGCCGAAATTCTTGCCGACAGCGAACGACAAGTGCTGGCGAACCAAATAAGCCTCGGCGTAGTGCGGGCATTTCAGGAACACAACACGGCAAAAGCGAAGATACAGGTCTCGATCAAGAGCATTATGCAAGCGGAAGAATCACTCAGGATCGGCAAGGACCGCTACAAATCAGGACTGACGACATTTAACGAAGTGATCAGGTCAGAATCGGCGTTGGTCCGGGCAAAGCACAGCCTTTTGACAGCTCGATATGAGTATTACGTCTCATATGCTTCGTTGCTGCTCGCGACGGGACAACTGACCGATGTACGGCTCTTTTACTAGACAGGTGAAGGTATGAAAACGAAATTTGCATTGATATCGGCGGCGGTGATCGCTTCATTTCTTGCCTCCTCGTGCGGCAAAGAAAAGGCACCGGAAACGAATACGCCGGCTGCGGCAGAGATGAAGAATGTCGCGATCGTAAAAGTCTCGCGTTCGTCGATCGAGGATTTTTACGAGGCGACCGGAACCGTCAAGGCAAAAACGACGACGCAGGTGTCGGCGAATATGATGGGCCGCATAATCTCGTTCCCCGCCGCCGAGGGCGACACGGTCACACGCGGCCAGGTCCTGGTCGAGATCGATAACAGCGAGAGCAAAACGCAGCTTGCACGGGCTCAGGCAGGACTGAAAGAGGCTCAGGCGTCGCTTGTCGAGGTGGCCAGATCTGTCGACAGTGCAAACGCCGGCGTACGGAGCGCCGAAGCTAACAAGCAGCTTGCCGAGAAGACATTTGCCAGATACAAGGAGCTCTATGAAAGGCGTTCGGCAAGCGCACAGGAATTTGACGAGGCACAGTCGCGGTTGAAAGCCGCCACCTCAGAGCTCGAACGAGCCCGTGCAAATGTGCAGACAATACTCTCAAAAAACAAACAGATCAATGCACGGATCGATCAGGCAAAGGCCGAGATCGCAAACACACAGGTCTATTCAGGATATTCAAAGATCACGTCGCCCGTTTCGGGCATTGTAGTCAAGAAATTTGCCGAGTCCGGTGCGACGGCAGCACCGGGATCGCCGCTGCTTTCGATCGAGGACAATTCGCAGTATCGGCTCGAGGTAGCCGTCGAAGAATCGCATTCGCGTTCGATCCGCGTCGGCGGCCGCGTCGTTGTGCGAATCGACGCTGTCAGCGAAGGCGAATTCATGGCAACCATCGCCGAAATAATGCCGACCTCCGATGCCGCGAGCCGGAGCTATACGGTCAAGGTCGACCTGCCGGCAAATGCGGCGTTAAAGAGCGGGCTTTACGGCCTCGCACGTTTTCCGGTTGCGCAGAAAGAGGCGATCACCGTGCCGCAAACGGCGATCGTCCAGCGAGGCCAATTGACAGGGGTCTATCTGGTCGGGAGCGAAGGAAACGTGCAGTTCAGGATCGTCACGACCGGCAAAACTTCCGAAGGAATGGTCGAGATCTTGTCGGGCGTCTCTGAGGGTGACGAGATCGCGAGTTCGGAAGTCGACAAGTTGAGCGACGGCACAAAGGTCAGGTAAGAAAATGAAAGATCTCGGCATCGCAGGCAAACTCGCCAAAGCATTTATCCAGTCAAAGCTGACACCGCTCATTATTGCGGCGTCCGTTTTACTCGGCGTTGGTGCCGTGGTCATGCTTCCACGCGAAGAAGAACCGCAGATCATCGTACCGATGGTCGATGTAATGGTGCAGATGCCAGGTGCGTCGTCGGACGAGGTCGAGCAGCGTGTTACCAAACCGATCGAAAAGCTTCTGTGGGAAATTCCGGGTGTCGAATATATCTATTCAACGTCATCGCCCGGTGCGTCGATCGTCATTGTTAGGTTCAAGGTCGGCCAGAATGAAGAGGACGCCCTCGTCCATCTCAATCAAAAACTCTTTTCCAACGCCGACCAGACTCCTGTCGGGGCCTCGGCACCGCTTGTCAAACAGCGTTCGATCGACGATGTGCCGATCCTGGCACTGACATTGTCGAGTGCAAATTACGACCATTTTACGCTCCGGCGTGTCGCGGCACAGGTCAGCGACCAAATAAAAGAAGTAACAGATGTCTCCGATGTGCAGATCATCGGCGGGCAGCGGCGGCAGGTCCGCGTGTTGCTGGACGACGCCAAAATGTCGTCACGCAATATAGCACCTGCCGCCATCATCCCGATGCTACAGCAGTCTAACCAGCAGCAGGCATCGGGAAATTTCTCATCGCAAAACCGCGAGGTCATTGTCGAGACCGGCAATTTCCTCGCGTCGGCGGATGATGTTGGCAGCGTTGTTGTCGGGGTATTCGGTGATCGTCCGGTGTTTTTGCGGGATGTAGCGGGAATAGTCGACGGGCCGGCCGAACCGGCAGATTACGTCATGCACGGCGAACGCGGAGCGAGCGGCGTCGATCCGGCCGTGACGATCGCGGTTTCGAAGCGAAAGAGCACCAACGCTATCGAGATCGCCCACAAGGTGATTGCCAAGGTCGAATCGCTCAAGGGCTCATCGATCCCGAGCGATATGCGTGTCACCGAGACGCGAAATTACGGTGAAACGGCAGCCGAAAAATCGAACGAATTACTGCTGCATATGCTGATAGCTATTGCGTCGGTATCGGTGCTGATCATGCTCGCCCTTGGCATTCGCGAAGCCGGAATTGTGGCGATCGCGATACCGGTGACGCTGGCTTTGACACTCGCGGTCTTTTATTTCTACGGCTACACACTCAATCGGATCACTCTTTTCGCACTAATATTTTCGATCGGAATTCTCGTCGATGACGCGATAGTTGTCGTAGAAAACATGACGCGCCATTACAACCTGCCCGAGAACAAAGGGCGTCCGCTGGTCGATATCGCTGTCGCAGCGGTCGATGAGGTTGGCAATCCGACGATCCTCGCGACATTCGCGGTGATGGCGGCAATTCTGCCGATGGCATTCGTCGGTGGCCTGATGGGGCCGTATATGCGGCCGATACCGATCGGAGCGTCGGCGGCGATGGTGTTTTCGATGCTCGTCGCATTTGTTGTTACGCCATGGGCGAGCCTGAAGATGCTCAAGCGGGACGTAAAGCACGAACACGGTAAAGAGGGCTATACCACCAAACTCTACCGTAAAGTGATGAACCGCATCATCTGCCGTCCGGTTTGGCGTTACGTTTTTCTCGGAGGTGTGGTCTTTCTGCTGCTCGCGTCAATGTCGCTGGTCGCTCTGAAGGCCGTCAAGGTCAAGATGCTGCCCTTTGACAACAAGAGCGAGTTTCAGGTGATCGTCGATATGCCCGAGGGCTCGACGCTCGAACAAACGGCGGCCGTTACTCGCGAGCTCGCAGGCTATGTCGGCACGATGCCCGAGATCGTCAACTATCAGATGTATGTCGGCACCTCGGCACCATATAATTTCAACGGCTTGGTCCGTCACTACTTCCTGCGACGAGGATCAAATGTCGCGGATATTCAGGTCAATCTACTTTCAAAAGATGAACGCTCATTGCAGAGTCACGACATTGCAAAACGCGTTCGCCCAGCCTTGCAGCAGATCGCATTCAAATACGGTGCGAACGTCAAGATCGCCGAGGTTCCGCCCGGCCCGCCAGTTCTTCAGACCATCGTTGCCGAAGTTTACGGCCCTGCCTATGACAGACAGATCGAGATCGCCCGGAATATCCGCGACATCCTTGAACAGACCGACGGTGTGGTCGACGTCGATTGGTACGTCGAGGACAACCAGACAAAATACAGCCTCAAGATCGACAAAGAAAAAGCTGCGATAAACGGCATCACCGCGGAGCAGATAACGCAAACGATGCGTGTTGCGGTTGACGGTCTGAACGTCGGCCTCCTTCATCTGCCAAACGAAAAAGAAGACGCCTACATCAACCTGCGACTGCCAAAGGCCGACCGTTCTGGGATCGCTGATATCCAACGAATAAAGGTCGTCGGAAATCGCGGGAATCTGGTTCCGGTCTCCGAGCTCGTCACTGTCCAAGAACTGAAGAACGACAAGAGTATCTATCACAAAAACCTGATGCCGGTCGTCTATGTGACGGCGGATGTTGCCGGTGCTATCGAGAGCCCTGTTTATGCGATCCTTGGCCTGAACGAAAAGGTGGATGCGATGAAGCTGCCCGAGGGCTACGCCCTGGAACGATATGTCGCGTCTCAGCCTTTCCTGACCGACAAATATTCGATGAAATGGGACGGCGAATGGCACATTACGTATGAGGTCTTTCGCGACATGGGCATCGCTTTTGCGGCGGTGATGATCCTGATCTACATACTCGTCGTCGGCTGGTTCCAATCGTTCAAAACACCGCTGACGATCATGGCTGCGATACCATTCTCGCTCGTCGGCATCTTGCCCGCACATGCCTTGATGGGAGCATTCTTTACGGCGACGTCGATGATCGGATTTATCGCCGGAGCAGGCATTGTCGTGCGAAATTCGATCATTCTCGTCGATTTTGTCCAACTCAGAATGGCCGATGGAATGCCGTTGATCGAGGCCGTAGTGGACGCGGGTGCCGTGCGATTTCGCCCGATGCTGTTGACTGCGGCGGCGGTGATCGTCGGTTCGTCGGTGATGCTGTTCGACCCGATCTTTCAGGGCCTGGCGATCTCACTAATGGCAGGCGAAGTAGCGTCTTTGCTGCTGTCCCGAATGGCAGTGCCAGTG from Acidobacteriota bacterium includes the following:
- a CDS encoding NYN domain-containing protein, with translation MQFDSTTRTSWQFGHRGRVAVFIDGNNLFHAARFHNIDIDYNKLLRVLLGDGRLLRAFFYTGVDVGAERQQGFLLWMRRNGFRVIQKELKTFYDGTRKANLDVEIAVDMLSLAGRYDTAVLVSGDEDFVYAVNAVAYKGCRVEVAGFRSNTAPRLIDVGDFFIDLGDIADLIRKDISQGGEYDVPSFVPPGEIGGPVPIEQDFQDDNEVEPHYGGRPFER
- the rlmB gene encoding 23S rRNA (guanosine(2251)-2'-O)-methyltransferase RlmB, producing MKKDTRSRVSGRERDVRDRRPKTLPPATTNSSLIYGVLPVLEALRADSRRVDKVLIADGSHEKRLQEIIDLCRSRSIAWSRVPRENFAKHLESGVNHQGVLAFTAAAGYVAVEDILDASEVPLMLLLDGVEDPRNLGAILRVAECADIDGVIIPERRAVGLTDTVAKSSAGAIEYVKVAKTANLNRLIEDLKARNIWVVGTSVDAEMDIYEWDWRQPSALVLGGEGSGLHRLVAENCDVLVKIPMYGKIDSLNVSVAAGVVLFEARRQRELDNKQ
- a CDS encoding zinc-ribbon domain-containing protein, with the translated sequence MFCPKCGQQNPETGKFCRSCGTDLGNVSSALAAPHKAKQLVNHKGKPIHWEGAITKICTGIAFLIISIALSFSRMGDSWWFWMLIPAFGSIGGGIAQYMQLRRAEQGQPVFASPESINVIDTQPNNALPPPQTEWVSPESRYKTGDLAPPSVTDNTTRHLEIDSEGKTMTLPKK
- a CDS encoding helix-turn-helix transcriptional regulator, coding for MKNVDLTDDALELIAERFRMLSEPMRLRILNTLGENEMSVTEIVAATGANQANVSKHLSILFRSGIVSRRKQGLTANYRVSDPTIFELCDLVCDRLKDHHETRQNTMAKTLPSK
- a CDS encoding DUF2892 domain-containing protein is translated as MTIPKMIDLIAGVFVFISVVLGFWVSPYFFYFTGFVGLNLAQSAITGWCPMMSILKMAGVKEA
- a CDS encoding TolC family protein, producing MPNQLTNISSFRSLRYLSVLLVILAASSAGIRAQTINAPRLELDDAVDKALANNPQTKVSESRLKIADLKINEAKAGRKPLVQFTQSIINSNNPVFVFGSLLEQGRFGTSNFAIDALNDPSALTNFRSLISAQMPLFDQRQTKARTDMASTARNQAELQSEAVRQQLRFDVLRDFYGAVLGKEMLKVSDEAVRSADANRKKAKDMVDVGMTTDADFFAAEVELANAGQQKLEAESRLAVTKAGLNLLLGDRPETEREIIGDLQEKYFPVGDQAELIRTAFINRPDYLSSELAIKNSKRQIRAVKDLDLPRVDAFGNFGYSSPYIANGSTDYTVGVTLSYTLFDAGRKTRKALAAEAEILADSERQVLANQISLGVVRAFQEHNTAKAKIQVSIKSIMQAEESLRIGKDRYKSGLTTFNEVIRSESALVRAKHSLLTARYEYYVSYASLLLATGQLTDVRLFY
- a CDS encoding efflux RND transporter periplasmic adaptor subunit, whose translation is MKTKFALISAAVIASFLASSCGKEKAPETNTPAAAEMKNVAIVKVSRSSIEDFYEATGTVKAKTTTQVSANMMGRIISFPAAEGDTVTRGQVLVEIDNSESKTQLARAQAGLKEAQASLVEVARSVDSANAGVRSAEANKQLAEKTFARYKELYERRSASAQEFDEAQSRLKAATSELERARANVQTILSKNKQINARIDQAKAEIANTQVYSGYSKITSPVSGIVVKKFAESGATAAPGSPLLSIEDNSQYRLEVAVEESHSRSIRVGGRVVVRIDAVSEGEFMATIAEIMPTSDAASRSYTVKVDLPANAALKSGLYGLARFPVAQKEAITVPQTAIVQRGQLTGVYLVGSEGNVQFRIVTTGKTSEGMVEILSGVSEGDEIASSEVDKLSDGTKVR
- a CDS encoding efflux RND transporter permease subunit, yielding MKDLGIAGKLAKAFIQSKLTPLIIAASVLLGVGAVVMLPREEEPQIIVPMVDVMVQMPGASSDEVEQRVTKPIEKLLWEIPGVEYIYSTSSPGASIVIVRFKVGQNEEDALVHLNQKLFSNADQTPVGASAPLVKQRSIDDVPILALTLSSANYDHFTLRRVAAQVSDQIKEVTDVSDVQIIGGQRRQVRVLLDDAKMSSRNIAPAAIIPMLQQSNQQQASGNFSSQNREVIVETGNFLASADDVGSVVVGVFGDRPVFLRDVAGIVDGPAEPADYVMHGERGASGVDPAVTIAVSKRKSTNAIEIAHKVIAKVESLKGSSIPSDMRVTETRNYGETAAEKSNELLLHMLIAIASVSVLIMLALGIREAGIVAIAIPVTLALTLAVFYFYGYTLNRITLFALIFSIGILVDDAIVVVENMTRHYNLPENKGRPLVDIAVAAVDEVGNPTILATFAVMAAILPMAFVGGLMGPYMRPIPIGASAAMVFSMLVAFVVTPWASLKMLKRDVKHEHGKEGYTTKLYRKVMNRIICRPVWRYVFLGGVVFLLLASMSLVALKAVKVKMLPFDNKSEFQVIVDMPEGSTLEQTAAVTRELAGYVGTMPEIVNYQMYVGTSAPYNFNGLVRHYFLRRGSNVADIQVNLLSKDERSLQSHDIAKRVRPALQQIAFKYGANVKIAEVPPGPPVLQTIVAEVYGPAYDRQIEIARNIRDILEQTDGVVDVDWYVEDNQTKYSLKIDKEKAAINGITAEQITQTMRVAVDGLNVGLLHLPNEKEDAYINLRLPKADRSGIADIQRIKVVGNRGNLVPVSELVTVQELKNDKSIYHKNLMPVVYVTADVAGAIESPVYAILGLNEKVDAMKLPEGYALERYVASQPFLTDKYSMKWDGEWHITYEVFRDMGIAFAAVMILIYILVVGWFQSFKTPLTIMAAIPFSLVGILPAHALMGAFFTATSMIGFIAGAGIVVRNSIILVDFVQLRMADGMPLIEAVVDAGAVRFRPMLLTAAAVIVGSSVMLFDPIFQGLAISLMAGEVASLLLSRMAVPVLFYLSERKNAQLECSDE